One region of Salvia miltiorrhiza cultivar Shanhuang (shh) chromosome 3, IMPLAD_Smil_shh, whole genome shotgun sequence genomic DNA includes:
- the LOC131018707 gene encoding uncharacterized protein LOC131018707 gives MAKTKGETGSGSTQVPAKKKAAKSRPPTKRTTRRTASDETFTKATEDPVAVSQAEEIGPEDVHVEEGREAKKEAAEEMGEKSEKAIEKEQVAPTPPVKKPRKALKKATPARTAKEREPTPIPPEPQAPSLEEGKTATASEDGEEEGEEATKEIEMETSTPQSKVARVGAKRKLDVTKPPLPTKTRPAAAGSKTKGKEVQSRTRRATPAEKGKSKQAEEDPERTETVDSSKSEEVLAPKKPTSSTATTAKPKLAKQKGLIRTTASGVVIPRDSQRYAVLQNREITPWYFLVTEALEDLGIKEKVEGYFEGIGWKKVLEWNPKAYQKLMEEFMGTVEFKPKRKLHN, from the coding sequence ATGGCGAAAACCAAAGGTGAAACTGGTTCCGGAAGCACTCAAGTCCCGGCGAAGAAGAAGGCTGCCAAGTCCCGACCTCCGACTAAACGGACCACCAGACGAACCGCATCCGATGAAACATTTACCAAAGCTACAGAAGATCCGGTCGCGGTCAGTCAGGCGGAGGAGATAGGGCCAGAAGACGTTCATGTGGAAGAGGGGCGTGAGGCAAAAAAAGAGGCGGCGGAGGAAATGGGCGAGAAATCGGAAAAGGCCATCGAGAAAGAACAAGTCGCACCTACCCCACCAGTGAAAAAGCCTAGGAAAGCTCTGAAGAAGGCAACTCCCGCTCGAACTGCCAAAGAGCGGGAACCCACTCCGATTCCCCCTGAACCACAGGCGCCATCTCTCGAAGAAGGGAAGACGGCAACGGCATCCgaagatggagaagaagaaggagaggagGCCACGAAAGAGATTGAGATGGAGACCTCCACCCCTCAGAGCAAGGTGGCGAGAGTTGGAGCAAAAAGGAAGTTGGACGTCACCAAGCCCCCTCTGCCCACGAAGACCAGACCGGCGGCGGCCGGAAGTAAGACGAAGGGTAAGGAGGTCCAGAGCAGAACTAGGAGAGCAACCCCTGCTGAGAAAGGAAAGAGCAAGCAAGCCGAGGAAGATCCAGAGAGAACTGAGACCGTGGATAGCTCCAAGTCTGAGGAGGTTTTGGCGCCAAAGAAACCTACCTCCAGTACAGCCACTACTGCAAAGCCGAAACTTGCAAAGCAAAAGGGGCTGATACGCACCACTGCTTCAGGAGTGGTCATACCGAGAGACAGCCAGAGGTATGCCGTCCTACAAAACAGAGAAATTACCCCTTGGTATTTCCTGGTTACTGAAGCTTTGGAGGATTTGGGGATCAAGGAGAAAGTAGAGGGTTATTTTGAGGGGATTGGTTGGAAGAAAGTACTGGAGTGGAACCCTAAAGCATACCAGAAGTTAATGGAGGAGTTCATGGGAACTGTCGAGTTCAAGCCCAAAAGGAAACTACACAATTGA